A section of the Brassica napus cultivar Da-Ae unplaced genomic scaffold, Da-Ae ScsIHWf_272;HRSCAF=449, whole genome shotgun sequence genome encodes:
- the LOC125602065 gene encoding uncharacterized protein LOC125602065, with the protein MLRGMFEPSDYPALNLAGDNYLEWIKNTRVALSPRGLENCLIEYLNTGILESEMHRAITIIRYHLTEELRDLYLHVEDPCALWLQLRQRFKPVLLKRANNQWETIRFTDFKSVDEYNSALMDIVDGLILCGEIITNEDLIYKTYSTFHPEDVQLINKAKKFNIYEDLLSYLLASEQRKQKIILVTIDKADKLLKIIRDLRERASGLMN; encoded by the coding sequence ATGCTGAGAGGAATGTTTGAACCATCCGATTACCCAGCCTTAAATCTcgctggagataattacctagAGTGGATAAAGAACACTCGTGTTGCCCTAAGTCCCAGAGGACTTGAAAATTGCCTCATTGAGTACCTTAATACTGGTATCCTTGAAAGTGAAATGCATAGAGCTATAACGATTATTcgttatcatctcactgaggagcTAAGAGACCTATACCTCCATGTTGAGGATCCTTGTGCGCTTTGGCTACAGTTAAGGCAAAGGTTCAAACCAGTATTACTGAAAAGGGCTAACAATCAATGGGAAACTATCAGATTCACGGATTTCAAATCCGTGGATGAGTATAACTCTGCCCTGATGGATATAGTGGACGGTCTTATACTATGTGGtgaaataataacaaatgagGACTTAATATATAAGACCTACTCCACCTTCCATCCAGAGGATGTGCAGCTGATTAACAAGGCTAAGAAATTCAACATCTATGAGGATCTCTTGTCATATCTTTTGGCTTCCGAACAGAGAAAACAGAAAATCATTCTTGTCACCATCGACAAAGCTGATAAGCTTTTGAAAATAATCCGTGACCTAAGAGAACGAGCTTCTGGCCTCATGAATTAA